A stretch of DNA from Longimicrobiaceae bacterium:
AAGTCGTACGCTTCCAGGATGGTCACCTGTCCGTCCTTGTTGGTGTCCGCACCGTCCCCCGTGAAGGCCTCCACGAAGAAGCGCGCGAAGACCGTCTCGTTCTGCTCCAGGCCGGACTTCGTCGCCGTGATGACGGTGCGGTTCTTTCCCGCGAGCGCCTCCTGGAAAGCGCCGCTGGCGCTGGTCGTGTTCACCACCACCACCTGCTGGGTCGGGAAGCGATCCAGCATGGTCGCGAGCTCGCTCGCAGTGAGGTCAGGTCCGGGAAGGTTGATCCGACCCTCCTCCCCGTTGGCGCTACCATGGCCGAAGAACAGCACTAGCACCCGATCGTTCGGGCCCGCCTCCGAGGCGATGCGCTTGAGCTCGGCGTCGATGTTCTCCTTGGTGGACTTCCCCGCAATGCGGCTCGGATCGCGGGACTGGTCCTCGGCTAGATAGGTGATCCGCTCGCGTGGCATCCCGAAACGCTCGACGGCTGCGTCGGCCATGCCGGTAGACCAGGCGTGGAACTGGTCCGCGAGTCGCGGCTCCCCTGCCAGCCCGCTGATGATAAGGAGGTGGCTCTGCGCGGCGGCCGGTGCGGTCGAGAGCGCCAGCATCCAGGCCACCGTCATCGCGATCCTTCTCATGGCAACCCCCGCTTGCGGCGGTACCCCCATTCTCCCATCACCAGACCGATCATCAGAAAGAAGAGAATGGGCATATCCCACAGGTCGTACCGCTCCATCTCCGTCACACCTTGCCCCGAATACCGGATTTCCTCGGGAAGGCGCGCGAGCTCATCGATTCCGTAGAACCTGCCGCCGGTCTCCTCCGCGATCCGTCGGAGCAGGGGCGCGCGCATCTGCGCAGCGAAGTACTCCCCGTCGTCCTCCACGGCCTGGAGCCCTAGCTCCCCCGTGGCCACCACCGAATCGCCCCGCGACGCGTCGACGGCGATCCGGTGGAGGCCGAGAGCGTGGGGAGTGAAGGCGGCGCGGTACTCCCCGTCGCGCTGCCCCGTCCACGTCATCGTGAACTCCTGTGCCGTTCCGTCCGGCGCCTCCACCAGGGCGGTGACGTTGGCATCATTGATCGGGTGGAACTCCCGATCTCTCAGCTCCACACTGAACGTCACCGGTTGACCGACCGCCGCCGGTTCCTGTGAGGCGCTGAAGGAGATCTGCCCGGGCACCTCGTTCACCAGCCACCGCAACATCTGACCCCAGAAGGTCTCGTGGGTCTGGTCCTCCAGCGGGATGTCTGCGTGCATCTGCCAGATCCAGCTGTCCTGCACCGGGAAGGCCAGCGACATCCCCTTCCCGTAGCGCTGGTAGGCGAGCACGATCTGCCCCGCCGGAACACCCGGCCCCGAACCGACCAGCAGGGCGGTGGCACCCGGCTTCAGGCGGGTGACGCGATTGAATGTCGTAAGCGGTGGTAGGGTAGCCCACCGGGACCGCGAAGAATCGGGGTCTTCCGAGAGCTGGAGCAGCGGGTGCTCGAGCCCGATCCGGGTGGGCTGGACCTTCAGCTCGGTGAAGAACGACTCTCCCGACCGGCCGTCCAGCTCCACTGGTAGCACGTCCTCGAGCACGGTGCCCGCGTAGCCGCCTTCCGAAAACGACCGGCGACCCCC
This window harbors:
- a CDS encoding C13 family peptidase; amino-acid sequence: MRRIAMTVAWMLALSTAPAAAQSHLLIISGLAGEPRLADQFHAWSTGMADAAVERFGMPRERITYLAEDQSRDPSRIAGKSTKENIDAELKRIASEAGPNDRVLVLFFGHGSANGEEGRINLPGPDLTASELATMLDRFPTQQVVVVNTTSASGAFQEALAGKNRTVITATKSGLEQNETVFARFFVEAFTGDGADTNKDGQVTILEAYDFATAEVERFYDSDSRLQTEHSVLGGDRELARAFSLGGGAARAAAETPASPELRGLVEQREALEAQVQALTARKDQMEEAEYQRELERLLLELARTNREIREREGTK